From Fusobacterium mortiferum ATCC 9817, a single genomic window includes:
- a CDS encoding M20 family metallopeptidase: MDMKKFLIDLERLVNIDCGSNVPEGVQEVTEIFKKELEKDWIVEVYPQNDGKNPILVAKNRDSEDVDLMFLGHNDTVFLRGTVPTWSYKLEGNIATGAGVYDMKSGVLSMVEVAKEFKDEDITIALVMNTDEEISSIHSRPIIEKIGAKAKYAMIFEPARKNGNAVIERKGLVKYQVEFFGKASHAGNYPQEGVNAIVEAAHWVGEISKLHNWDIKNSLNVGLIEGGSGVNIVPDYACFKFEGRSHQVEFFETIRETMKKLQENPKVEGIKVKIKEIGYRPPLVLNNKSALLRDLFDESKKEMGIRYDWEVAGGCSDGNFLGILGVGVVDAVGPVGGEAHSKNEYLDISTVEERINLAKSVVRKMIDRKII; the protein is encoded by the coding sequence ATGGATATGAAAAAATTTTTAATAGATTTAGAAAGACTTGTTAATATTGATTGTGGAAGTAATGTTCCTGAAGGAGTACAAGAAGTTACTGAAATATTTAAAAAAGAATTAGAAAAGGATTGGATTGTTGAAGTTTATCCTCAAAATGATGGAAAAAATCCCATTTTAGTTGCAAAAAATAGAGATTCTGAAGATGTTGATTTAATGTTTTTAGGTCATAATGATACTGTTTTCCTAAGAGGAACTGTTCCAACTTGGTCATATAAATTAGAAGGAAATATAGCAACTGGAGCTGGGGTATATGATATGAAATCTGGTGTTTTATCAATGGTTGAAGTTGCTAAAGAGTTTAAAGATGAAGATATAACAATAGCTCTTGTGATGAATACTGATGAAGAGATAAGCTCTATACACTCTAGACCTATAATTGAAAAAATTGGGGCAAAGGCAAAATATGCAATGATATTTGAACCAGCACGTAAAAATGGAAATGCTGTTATAGAAAGAAAAGGGCTTGTTAAATATCAAGTAGAATTTTTTGGTAAAGCATCTCATGCTGGAAACTATCCTCAAGAAGGAGTCAATGCTATTGTAGAAGCTGCTCATTGGGTCGGAGAGATTTCTAAACTTCATAACTGGGATATTAAAAATTCTTTAAACGTCGGACTTATAGAAGGTGGATCTGGAGTTAATATTGTCCCTGATTATGCTTGTTTTAAATTTGAAGGAAGGTCTCATCAAGTAGAATTCTTTGAAACAATTAGAGAGACTATGAAAAAACTTCAAGAGAATCCTAAGGTAGAAGGAATAAAAGTTAAAATCAAGGAGATCGGATATAGACCTCCATTAGTACTTAATAATAAATCTGCTCTTCTTCGTGATTTATTTGATGAAAGTAAAAAAGAGATGGGTATAAGATATGATTGGGAAGTTGCTGGTGGCTGTTCTGATGGAAACTTCTTAGGTATTTTAGGAGTTGGAGTAGTAGATGCTGTTGGTCCTGTTGGAGGAGAAGCTCACAGTAAAAATGAATATCTAGATATATCAACTGTTGAGGAAAGAATAAACCTTGCTAAGAGTGTAGTTAGAAAAATGATAGATAGAAAAATTATCTAA
- a CDS encoding hydrogenase iron-sulfur subunit: protein MSSIEKVEKEEFKPLIVAFCCNWCSYAGADLAGTSRLNYPANVKIIRVPCSCRVNTNFIIRAFQKGADGVVIAGCHPGDCHYSTGNYYTRRRFSIFINLLEYLGIEKERFKIDWISAAEANKFATVMNEVLENVYKLGPNKKLKDGRWK, encoded by the coding sequence ATGTCGTCTATAGAAAAAGTTGAAAAAGAAGAATTCAAACCTTTAATAGTTGCCTTTTGCTGTAACTGGTGTAGTTATGCAGGGGCTGACCTTGCAGGAACTAGTAGATTGAATTATCCTGCAAATGTAAAAATCATTAGAGTTCCTTGTTCTTGTAGAGTTAATACTAACTTTATAATAAGAGCTTTTCAAAAAGGAGCAGATGGTGTAGTAATAGCTGGTTGCCACCCTGGAGATTGCCACTATTCTACTGGTAACTACTATACAAGACGTCGTTTTTCTATATTTATAAATCTTCTTGAATATTTAGGTATTGAAAAAGAGAGATTTAAAATTGATTGGATATCAGCTGCTGAAGCAAATAAATTTGCTACAGTTATGAATGAAGTTTTAGAAAATGTCTATAAACTTGGACCAAACAAAAAATTGAAGGATGGTAGATGGAAATAA
- a CDS encoding MATE family efflux transporter — protein MTNNTAEKLEKLPLRKLFLVMAVPSVLAQLINVLYNIVDRIYIGHIKEVGSLALTGVGVTFPIIMVVSAFSAFAGQGGAPLASIELGAKNYKKAEKILGNSTALLIVFAIVLTIFFQIFKTPLLYAFGASDNVIKYAHDYIGLYLYGTIFVMLSLGLNTFISGQGNAKVAMLSVLIGAVTNIILDPIFIFVLGMGVKGAALATVISQALSAIWVVYFLLSKKSVIKIKIENLNLEKEILKKTGALGISPFIMQSTESLVLLTLNSGLQKYGGDIYVGSMSILTSVLQLITVPVSGITQGIQPVISYNFGAGNRKRVLQTFKGMLGVCLTVTIMMGGIGVIFPEIYVGIFTDSKELFDLTSKFMPIFVLGMVIFGIQQAIQGTFLALGQAKYSIFIALLRKVILLVPLAVILPIFMGVKGIYYAEPIADITSVSIASITFLLTYKKILKSRGMKK, from the coding sequence ATGACAAATAATACTGCAGAAAAATTAGAGAAGTTACCATTAAGAAAATTATTTTTAGTAATGGCAGTACCATCAGTACTAGCTCAATTAATAAATGTATTATACAATATTGTAGATAGGATATATATAGGTCATATAAAAGAGGTAGGTTCTTTAGCACTTACAGGGGTAGGTGTGACATTTCCAATAATAATGGTGGTTTCCGCTTTTAGTGCTTTTGCTGGACAGGGAGGTGCACCCTTAGCTTCTATTGAATTAGGAGCTAAAAATTATAAAAAAGCAGAGAAAATATTAGGGAATAGTACTGCTTTATTAATAGTATTTGCAATAGTATTAACTATATTTTTTCAAATTTTTAAAACTCCATTATTATATGCTTTTGGAGCTAGTGATAATGTTATAAAATATGCTCACGACTATATAGGATTATATTTATATGGAACGATTTTTGTTATGTTATCTTTAGGACTTAATACTTTTATTAGTGGACAGGGAAATGCAAAAGTAGCTATGTTATCAGTTTTAATAGGAGCAGTTACTAATATTATTTTAGATCCTATCTTTATATTTGTATTGGGAATGGGAGTAAAGGGAGCAGCATTAGCTACTGTTATTTCACAAGCTTTAAGTGCAATTTGGGTTGTATACTTTCTTTTATCTAAGAAAAGTGTAATAAAGATAAAAATAGAAAATTTAAATCTAGAGAAAGAGATTTTAAAAAAGACAGGAGCATTAGGAATATCTCCTTTTATTATGCAAAGTACAGAGAGTTTAGTTTTATTAACTTTAAACTCAGGATTACAAAAGTATGGTGGAGATATATATGTAGGTTCAATGTCTATATTAACAAGTGTACTACAACTAATAACAGTACCAGTTTCAGGTATAACTCAAGGTATTCAACCTGTAATAAGTTATAATTTTGGAGCTGGTAATAGAAAAAGAGTTTTACAAACTTTTAAAGGAATGTTAGGAGTATGTTTAACAGTAACAATTATGATGGGAGGAATAGGAGTAATTTTTCCAGAGATATATGTAGGTATTTTTACTGATTCAAAAGAATTATTTGATTTAACTTCTAAATTTATGCCAATTTTTGTATTGGGAATGGTAATCTTTGGAATACAACAAGCTATTCAAGGAACTTTTTTAGCTTTAGGACAAGCTAAATATTCTATATTTATAGCTTTATTGAGAAAAGTTATTTTATTGGTTCCTTTAGCAGTTATTCTACCAATTTTTATGGGAGTAAAGGGAATATATTATGCTGAACCAATAGCTGATATCACTTCAGTAAGTATAGCAAGTATAACTTTTCTTTTAACATATAAAAAAATATTAAAAAGTAGAGGAATGAAAAAATGA
- a CDS encoding 4Fe-4S dicluster domain-containing protein: MEIMTEKIRKIAKEALLNNKVQMVIGWEKGDFSFESTPVFITEVEKVDSLIFDNYCVNNLSKYLIEQTKKYEKIGVFLKGCDSLGFNQLLRDNRIERDKVYVWGIPCSGMLDSKNKKYTKCENCLHPNPVVYDELIGEEINNIGNPEERFREVKILENMSADERYEFWSNEFSRCIRCNACRNICPACSCVKCIFDNDDINVLGKANIETETSFFHLTRAYHVAGNCVDCGECARVCPAHIRLDLLNRKIIKDLNETYGEWEAGMDSTTPSPLVSYTLEDKDNFAIKKGGK, encoded by the coding sequence ATGGAAATAATGACTGAAAAAATTAGAAAGATAGCTAAAGAAGCACTTTTAAATAATAAAGTTCAGATGGTTATTGGTTGGGAAAAAGGAGATTTTTCCTTTGAATCTACTCCTGTTTTTATAACTGAAGTAGAAAAGGTAGACTCTCTTATTTTCGATAACTACTGTGTCAATAATTTAAGTAAATATCTAATAGAGCAAACTAAAAAATATGAAAAAATAGGAGTTTTCTTAAAAGGTTGTGATTCACTAGGATTTAATCAACTTTTAAGAGATAATAGAATAGAAAGAGATAAGGTTTATGTTTGGGGAATCCCTTGTTCTGGAATGCTAGATTCAAAAAATAAAAAATATACTAAATGTGAAAACTGTCTTCATCCTAATCCTGTAGTTTATGATGAGTTAATAGGAGAAGAGATTAATAATATTGGAAATCCAGAAGAAAGATTTAGAGAGGTAAAAATTCTTGAAAATATGAGTGCTGATGAAAGATATGAATTCTGGTCAAATGAATTTTCAAGATGTATCAGATGTAATGCCTGTCGTAATATATGCCCAGCATGTAGCTGTGTAAAATGCATCTTTGACAATGATGATATCAATGTATTAGGAAAGGCTAATATTGAAACTGAAACTAGTTTTTTCCATTTAACTAGAGCTTATCATGTTGCAGGAAATTGTGTAGATTGTGGAGAATGTGCTAGAGTATGTCCAGCTCATATAAGATTGGATTTATTAAATAGAAAAATAATTAAAGATTTAAATGAAACTTATGGTGAATGGGAAGCAGGTATGGATTCTACTACCCCTTCTCCTCTTGTATCATATACTTTAGAGGATAAAGATAACTTTGCAATAAAAAAAGGAGGTAAATAA
- a CDS encoding FAD-binding protein — protein sequence MYTPEMRELIKKVEATRSKRLGHDFPRLSPEEKLEILKKNHPDYIESGFRTINLGVNKGQKVPLELANLIEAKSRIEMDKINLQKIDYDVDVLIVGAGGAGASAAIEAFKTGAKVMIATKLRFGDANTMMAEGGIQAADKPDDSPAKHYLDVMGGGHFTNIPELVRALVHDAPEAIKWLNDYGVMFDKEEDGTMLTNHGGGTSRKRMHAAADYSGAEIMRVLRDEVRNLGVEVVEFSPVVELLKDSDGKVAGAILFNLETEEYSVVKAKTVILTTGGAGRLHYQGFPTSNHYGATADGLILGYRVGAELAFADTIQYHPTGVAFPSQIFGALVTEKVRGLGATPLNVDGEQFVYHLETRDIEASAIINECKVNKKGINTPTGEVGVWLDTPLIDIIHGEGTLEKRLPAMYRMFKKFGIDMTKEPILIYPTLHYQNGGLLINEYGETKIENLYVAGECAGGIHGRNRLMGNSLLDIIVFGRRAGKSAGNKSKNVIVKELTLEHVKQYHEELKKNGIETDRISPLLLPHYRHGADKIDK from the coding sequence ATGTATACACCAGAAATGAGAGAATTGATTAAAAAAGTTGAAGCAACTCGTTCAAAAAGACTTGGACATGATTTTCCTAGATTATCTCCAGAAGAAAAATTGGAAATTTTAAAGAAAAATCATCCAGACTATATTGAAAGTGGATTTAGAACAATTAATCTAGGAGTAAATAAGGGACAAAAAGTTCCTTTAGAGCTTGCTAACTTAATAGAAGCAAAAAGTAGAATAGAAATGGATAAAATCAATCTTCAAAAGATTGACTATGATGTAGATGTTCTTATTGTTGGTGCTGGAGGAGCTGGAGCTTCTGCTGCTATTGAAGCATTTAAAACTGGAGCAAAAGTTATGATAGCTACTAAACTTCGTTTTGGAGATGCTAATACAATGATGGCAGAAGGAGGAATTCAAGCTGCTGATAAGCCAGATGATTCTCCTGCTAAACATTATCTTGATGTAATGGGTGGAGGACATTTTACTAATATACCAGAATTAGTAAGAGCTCTTGTACATGATGCTCCAGAAGCTATTAAGTGGTTAAATGACTATGGAGTAATGTTTGACAAAGAAGAAGATGGAACTATGCTTACTAACCATGGTGGAGGAACTTCAAGAAAAAGAATGCATGCAGCTGCTGATTATAGTGGAGCAGAGATAATGCGTGTACTTAGAGATGAAGTTAGAAACTTAGGAGTAGAAGTTGTAGAGTTCTCTCCAGTAGTAGAACTTTTAAAAGATTCAGATGGAAAAGTAGCAGGAGCTATTTTATTCAATCTTGAAACAGAGGAATATTCTGTTGTAAAAGCTAAAACTGTAATTTTAACAACAGGGGGAGCTGGAAGATTACACTATCAAGGATTCCCAACTTCAAATCACTATGGAGCTACTGCAGATGGACTTATTTTAGGTTATAGAGTAGGTGCTGAACTTGCTTTTGCTGATACAATCCAATACCACCCTACAGGAGTTGCTTTTCCTTCTCAAATATTTGGAGCCCTTGTTACTGAAAAAGTAAGAGGACTTGGAGCTACTCCTCTAAATGTAGATGGAGAACAATTTGTATATCATCTTGAAACAAGAGATATAGAAGCTTCAGCTATAATCAATGAGTGTAAAGTAAATAAAAAAGGAATAAATACTCCTACTGGTGAAGTTGGTGTATGGTTAGATACTCCACTTATTGATATTATTCATGGAGAAGGAACTTTAGAAAAGAGACTTCCTGCAATGTATAGAATGTTTAAAAAGTTTGGAATAGATATGACTAAAGAACCTATTCTAATATATCCTACTCTTCATTATCAAAATGGTGGTCTTTTAATTAATGAGTATGGAGAAACTAAAATTGAAAATCTATATGTAGCTGGAGAATGTGCTGGTGGAATTCATGGTAGAAATAGATTAATGGGTAACTCATTACTTGATATAATTGTATTTGGACGTAGAGCTGGTAAGAGTGCAGGAAATAAGAGTAAAAATGTTATTGTAAAAGAATTAACATTAGAACATGTAAAGCAATACCACGAAGAGCTAAAGAAAAATGGAATAGAAACAGATAGAATATCACCTCTATTACTACCTCACTACAGACATGGGGCAGATAAGATAGATAAATAA
- a CDS encoding 4Fe-4S dicluster domain-containing protein gives MKRILKSKLPELWELINTHFDLFLPMEQGSLINFGAYSLDKNIRLDVLKTNSSVKEFVFPQTETYLKFRHNKKKLELTPVAVDDNEYVIFGVRNCDAASLKVMDNIFLREPVDTYYKAHRDRGIIVTSACNNPEETCFCTAFEIDPSEASPASDVATWEKGDYLYLEAKSEKGEKLLNSLSTLLEDGSTSDLEELKKSIKEKLATLPLKNLNPKKITKAQQEIFDMEEFWGEISKKCLACGSCTFVCPTCHCYDVKDYDGGNCGERYRCWDSCMISDFTRMAHGNPRTSQLQRVRQRFMHKLVYYPKNHDGLYSCVGCGRCIEKCPIGLNIVKVIKKLGEE, from the coding sequence ATGAAAAGAATTTTAAAAAGTAAATTACCTGAATTATGGGAACTTATAAATACTCACTTTGATTTATTTCTTCCTATGGAGCAAGGAAGTTTAATTAACTTTGGTGCTTATAGCCTAGATAAAAATATAAGACTTGATGTCTTAAAAACAAATTCTTCAGTTAAAGAGTTTGTTTTTCCACAAACTGAAACATATTTAAAATTTAGACATAACAAGAAAAAACTTGAACTTACTCCTGTAGCTGTAGATGATAATGAATATGTAATATTTGGTGTAAGAAACTGTGACGCAGCAAGCCTTAAAGTAATGGATAATATCTTTTTAAGAGAGCCAGTAGATACATACTATAAAGCTCACAGAGATAGAGGAATAATTGTAACTTCTGCATGTAATAATCCTGAGGAAACTTGTTTTTGTACAGCTTTTGAAATTGACCCATCAGAAGCTTCTCCAGCTTCAGATGTTGCTACTTGGGAAAAAGGAGATTATCTATATCTAGAAGCTAAAAGTGAAAAAGGAGAAAAACTTTTAAACTCTCTTTCTACTCTTTTAGAAGATGGAAGTACTTCAGACCTTGAAGAGTTAAAAAAATCTATAAAAGAAAAATTAGCAACTCTTCCTCTTAAAAATTTAAATCCTAAAAAAATTACAAAAGCACAACAAGAAATTTTTGATATGGAAGAATTTTGGGGAGAAATTAGTAAAAAATGTTTAGCTTGTGGTTCTTGTACATTTGTATGTCCTACTTGCCACTGTTATGATGTAAAAGATTATGATGGAGGTAACTGTGGTGAAAGATATAGATGTTGGGACTCTTGCATGATTTCAGATTTTACACGTATGGCACATGGAAATCCTAGAACTTCTCAACTTCAAAGAGTAAGACAAAGATTTATGCATAAATTAGTATATTATCCTAAAAATCATGATGGATTATACTCTTGTGTAGGTTGTGGAAGATGTATAGAAAAATGTCCAATTGGATTAAATATAGTAAAAGTAATAAAAAAATTAGGGGAGGAATAA
- a CDS encoding 4Fe-4S dicluster domain-containing protein, producing the protein MAEKQMVDVFILGKKYSVPSTLTIMDAMEYAGYQLIRGCGCRSGFCGACATIYRTKGENKLKVVLACQSQVEDGMYLTQIPFFPGKKAVYNMDKIEPTAETMGELYPELYKCIGCNACTKGCSQGLNVMQYIAYAQRGEFEKCAEESSDCVGCGICASRCPAGITHYNVGLLARRITGKYIAPESKHLSERVQEIKDGKMDAELDELMSKSIDELKDLYNHRDIAK; encoded by the coding sequence ATGGCTGAAAAACAAATGGTTGATGTATTTATATTAGGTAAAAAATATTCTGTTCCTTCAACTCTAACTATAATGGATGCGATGGAATATGCTGGCTATCAACTTATCAGAGGTTGTGGGTGTAGATCAGGTTTTTGTGGAGCTTGTGCCACTATCTATAGAACAAAAGGAGAAAATAAATTAAAAGTTGTTCTTGCTTGTCAAAGTCAAGTTGAAGATGGAATGTATCTTACTCAAATTCCTTTCTTCCCTGGAAAAAAAGCTGTATACAATATGGATAAAATTGAACCTACAGCAGAAACAATGGGAGAATTATATCCTGAGCTATATAAATGTATAGGTTGTAATGCATGTACTAAAGGATGTTCTCAAGGATTAAATGTAATGCAATATATTGCTTATGCTCAAAGAGGAGAATTTGAAAAATGTGCCGAAGAATCATCTGACTGTGTAGGTTGTGGAATCTGTGCATCAAGATGTCCTGCTGGAATTACTCATTACAATGTAGGACTTTTAGCTCGTCGTATTACAGGAAAATATATTGCTCCAGAAAGTAAACATCTATCTGAAAGAGTTCAAGAAATAAAAGATGGAAAAATGGATGCTGAACTTGATGAGTTAATGAGTAAAAGTATTGATGAACTTAAAGACCTATATAATCATAGAGATATTGCTAAATAA
- a CDS encoding FAD/NAD(P)-binding protein — protein sequence MSCNCGCHDNDPLMPKVAIITNIRRDTPDVTTFRIENPEGGKPFDFMPGQCAMISVPPIGEAIFSITSSPTVKEYIECSIKKCGIVTDYIHQLEEGTEIGIRGPYGNNFPVEEDALKGKDLLFIAGGIGLAPLRSVINYVMDNRENYGKVDIVYGSRTPDDLVHQNDIFNVWPNQKDTKVHLTVDREFEGWNGHVGFVPNYVKELGLDNNKVALVCGPPIMIKFVLQGLEEIGFKKEQVFTTLELKMKCGVGKCGRCNIGDKYVCKDGPVFRCDEIQELPNEY from the coding sequence ATGAGCTGTAATTGTGGTTGTCATGATAATGACCCTTTAATGCCGAAGGTGGCTATAATAACTAACATTAGAAGAGATACTCCTGATGTTACAACATTTAGAATTGAAAATCCAGAGGGGGGAAAGCCTTTCGATTTCATGCCAGGACAATGTGCTATGATTTCTGTTCCTCCTATTGGAGAAGCTATATTCTCTATTACTTCATCTCCTACAGTAAAAGAGTATATAGAGTGTAGTATAAAAAAATGTGGAATAGTAACAGACTATATCCACCAACTTGAAGAGGGAACAGAAATAGGAATTAGAGGGCCTTATGGTAATAATTTTCCAGTTGAAGAAGATGCTCTAAAAGGAAAAGACCTTCTTTTTATAGCTGGAGGAATAGGACTTGCTCCTCTTCGTTCAGTTATAAACTATGTAATGGATAATCGTGAAAATTATGGAAAAGTAGATATTGTTTATGGTTCACGTACTCCAGATGATTTAGTTCATCAAAATGATATATTCAATGTATGGCCTAATCAAAAAGATACAAAAGTTCATCTTACAGTAGATAGAGAGTTTGAAGGTTGGAATGGACATGTGGGATTTGTTCCAAACTATGTTAAAGAATTAGGACTAGATAATAATAAAGTAGCTCTAGTATGTGGACCTCCTATTATGATTAAATTTGTATTACAAGGCTTAGAAGAGATTGGATTTAAAAAAGAACAAGTCTTCACTACACTTGAATTGAAAATGAAATGTGGTGTTGGTAAATGTGGACGTTGTAATATTGGGGATAAATATGTTTGTAAAGATGGTCCAGTATTTAGATGTGATGAAATTCAAGAACTTCCAAATGAGTATTAA
- the dcuC gene encoding C4-dicarboxylate transporter DcuC produces MNFVVAILVILIVGYLIVKKYHAQGVLIIGGAALLLGGILLNNSPVMEKSATGSLYLDIFAQLSKNFIKTSGSLGLAIMIVSAFAKYMDHIGASNALVKLSIKPLQKLNSPYIVLALSYVVGQILNVFIPSASGLGVLLMVTVYPILVSLGVSSLAATSVIGTAACLDLGPTSGNAVLASKTAEMDAALYFANYQIPVAIVTVIVITILHYIVNKKMDAKLDTTSFNSNIENKEEEKEVPKFYAFLPIIPLLIILVFSPLTGSSIKIGVVEAMFMSITLSMIIEGIRRKAFKSTLTELKIIFNAMGNQFANVITLIVAGEFFALGLTKIGVISALIESTKSAGLGPQPMILVMTAIIVVSSILMGSGNAPFFAFAALAPAVAASVGLNPIVMLMPMQLSAGIARSVSPITAVIVAVSGISGVSPFEVVKRTAIPMLGGLLAVIISNMVFFG; encoded by the coding sequence ATGAATTTTGTTGTTGCAATTTTAGTTATTTTAATTGTAGGATATTTAATTGTAAAAAAATATCATGCTCAAGGAGTTTTAATTATAGGTGGAGCTGCTCTACTTCTTGGTGGAATACTTTTAAATAACTCTCCTGTTATGGAAAAAAGTGCTACTGGTTCATTATACCTTGATATTTTTGCTCAATTGAGTAAAAACTTTATAAAAACCTCTGGTAGTCTTGGATTAGCTATCATGATAGTTTCAGCTTTTGCTAAATATATGGATCACATTGGTGCTAGTAATGCCCTAGTAAAACTTTCTATTAAACCATTACAAAAATTAAATTCACCATATATTGTTCTAGCTCTATCTTATGTGGTAGGGCAAATCTTAAATGTATTTATTCCTAGTGCCTCAGGACTTGGAGTATTATTAATGGTTACTGTATACCCTATTCTTGTTTCATTAGGAGTTTCTTCATTAGCTGCTACTTCTGTAATTGGAACTGCTGCTTGTCTTGATTTAGGACCAACTTCAGGTAATGCTGTATTAGCTTCAAAAACTGCTGAAATGGATGCTGCCCTTTATTTTGCTAACTATCAAATTCCTGTAGCAATAGTTACTGTAATTGTTATCACAATTCTACACTATATAGTTAATAAAAAAATGGATGCAAAATTAGATACAACAAGTTTTAATTCTAATATTGAAAACAAAGAGGAAGAGAAAGAAGTTCCTAAATTTTATGCTTTTCTTCCTATTATTCCATTATTAATAATTTTAGTATTCAGTCCTTTAACTGGAAGTAGTATTAAAATAGGTGTTGTAGAAGCTATGTTTATGAGTATTACTCTTAGTATGATTATTGAGGGAATCAGAAGAAAAGCTTTTAAATCAACTCTTACAGAGTTAAAAATCATTTTTAATGCAATGGGAAATCAATTTGCTAATGTTATAACTCTTATTGTTGCTGGAGAATTCTTTGCTTTAGGATTAACTAAGATAGGTGTTATCAGTGCTCTTATTGAATCTACAAAATCAGCTGGATTAGGTCCTCAACCAATGATTTTAGTTATGACTGCTATCATTGTTGTATCATCTATATTAATGGGTTCTGGAAATGCTCCTTTCTTTGCCTTTGCAGCTCTTGCTCCAGCTGTAGCGGCATCTGTGGGATTAAATCCTATTGTTATGCTTATGCCAATGCAATTATCTGCAGGAATTGCTAGAAGTGTATCTCCTATTACAGCAGTAATAGTTGCTGTTTCTGGAATTTCTGGAGTATCTCCATTTGAAGTTGTAAAAAGAACTGCTATCCCTATGTTAGGTGGATTATTAGCAGTAATTATATCAAATATGGTATTCTTTGGATAA